One window from the genome of Methanobrevibacter olleyae encodes:
- a CDS encoding MFS transporter — translation MDSKKTYIYVIIIAVLANFLAAYTSNTVVMALPQIAYELKLSNIMQNWIVTIYLITIAVLSVPLGKIASKKGFKRSFIFGSIIFFLGAIGTVLASDIPNLFFFRIFQAIGASFTFVCALSMIVSAVPPNKRGAAIGINIASGHIGISLAPVLGGFLTYNFGWRSIFIITFPISILIILFTIFKVKDEWKLGEDDKIDTIGGIVYALGITTFIYGFTTLNQLKGLIFTTIGIIILLLFIIFEIKSETPIFDISLYKNKIFTLSNIAYLFSYIGVFAVTTIMNYHFQYIRSWNPDITGLILLATPLTQSIITPYSGRLSDRVNPQKLCSFGMFIVTISLIILVSVNSKTDLWIIVFALAMEGLGYGLFLSPNTNSIMSSIPRENTGMGSAAVTTIRMIGQTLSIGLLSLVFAIVMGNVLISPKVYPELAKSCQITLIIGVVLTIISLIASLISMKINNKNSLKLSLN, via the coding sequence ATGGATTCTAAGAAAACTTACATATATGTAATTATTATTGCAGTACTTGCAAATTTTTTAGCAGCATACACCTCAAATACTGTTGTAATGGCACTACCTCAAATAGCATATGAACTTAAATTAAGTAATATAATGCAAAATTGGATTGTAACTATTTACTTAATAACAATAGCTGTTTTAAGTGTTCCCCTTGGAAAAATAGCTTCAAAAAAAGGATTTAAAAGATCATTCATATTTGGTTCAATAATATTCTTTTTAGGAGCAATAGGAACAGTATTAGCTAGCGATATCCCAAATTTATTTTTCTTTAGAATATTTCAAGCTATTGGAGCATCATTCACATTTGTTTGTGCATTGTCTATGATTGTAAGTGCAGTACCTCCAAACAAAAGAGGAGCCGCAATTGGAATCAATATTGCATCAGGCCACATTGGAATAAGTTTAGCTCCAGTACTTGGAGGTTTTCTAACATATAATTTTGGATGGAGAAGTATCTTCATTATAACATTTCCAATAAGCATTCTAATCATTCTATTTACAATATTTAAAGTTAAGGATGAATGGAAATTAGGTGAAGATGATAAAATCGATACAATAGGTGGAATAGTCTATGCTTTAGGGATTACAACATTTATTTATGGATTTACAACTCTCAATCAACTTAAAGGTTTGATTTTTACAACAATTGGAATTATAATCCTTCTTTTATTCATAATTTTTGAGATTAAATCTGAAACACCTATATTCGATATATCTCTCTATAAAAATAAGATATTTACACTATCAAATATTGCCTATTTATTTAGTTATATTGGAGTATTTGCTGTAACTACCATCATGAACTATCACTTTCAGTATATAAGATCTTGGAATCCAGATATAACAGGTTTAATCTTATTAGCAACCCCTCTAACACAGTCAATTATTACTCCATACAGTGGTAGATTATCAGATAGAGTCAATCCACAAAAATTATGTTCATTTGGAATGTTTATAGTAACTATTTCATTAATTATACTAGTGTCTGTAAATAGTAAAACTGATTTATGGATTATAGTATTTGCACTAGCTATGGAAGGGCTAGGTTATGGTTTGTTTTTATCTCCAAATACAAATAGCATTATGAGTAGTATTCCTAGGGAAAATACAGGTATGGGAAGTGCAGCAGTAACAACAATACGTATGATTGGTCAAACATTGAGTATAGGATTGTTAAGTCTAGTATTTGCAATTGTAATGGGTAATGTATTGATCAGTCCTAAAGTCTATCCAGAATTAGCTAAAAGTTGTCAAATAACCTTAATTATAGGGGTAGTATTGACTATTATTAGTTTAATTGCCTCTTTAATATCCATGAAAATAAACAATAAAAATTCATTAAAATTAAGTTTAAATTGA
- a CDS encoding NTP transferase domain-containing protein has product MLTVSAVITAAGKNSRMRKDQEERNIPLQNKLTLPLKSKEYSNTIIETTIHNVLNTENIHECIVVLGHYSEEILPFINNIHDDRLKIVKNDPIDVGLSLSLLNGLQNISSDIALCVTGDQPTVSTKTFNSIINTILNSNNPKKTISVLRRIKIGKLDTAKGLGMPFAADRKELIKYLKDKDDNLNPILREIFADGFDFYGVEENHPNELININHYSEYESIL; this is encoded by the coding sequence ATGCTTACAGTCTCAGCGGTAATTACTGCAGCTGGAAAAAATTCTAGAATGAGAAAGGACCAGGAAGAAAGAAATATTCCTCTACAAAATAAACTTACACTTCCACTAAAATCAAAGGAATATTCAAATACCATTATCGAAACTACAATTCATAATGTATTAAATACTGAAAATATCCATGAATGTATCGTTGTTCTTGGTCATTACTCTGAAGAAATATTACCCTTTATTAATAATATTCATGATGATAGACTAAAGATTGTTAAAAATGATCCTATTGATGTAGGTCTTTCTCTATCTTTATTAAATGGTCTTCAAAATATCTCATCAGATATAGCTTTATGTGTTACAGGAGACCAGCCTACAGTTAGCACAAAAACATTTAACAGTATTATAAACACTATTTTAAATTCCAACAATCCTAAAAAAACTATTTCTGTTCTTAGAAGAATTAAAATAGGAAAATTAGATACAGCTAAAGGTTTGGGAATGCCTTTTGCTGCAGATAGAAAAGAATTAATCAAGTATCTTAAAGATAAAGACGATAATTTAAATCCTATTTTAAGAGAAATATTTGCAGATGGCTTTGATTTCTATGGTGTTGAAGAGAATCATCCCAATGAATTAATAAACATTAATCATTACTCTGAATATGAAAGTATTTTATAA
- a CDS encoding Mur ligase family protein, whose amino-acid sequence MKAAVIGLGVEGKKALNSLLKYGWEVYATDLNVNINLDNLPISLSSVDISPQNDKISFVKDNLSIDLGFNNQEKIDSCDAVVLSPSIWGSKIAEHYKNSGKLLCDVKTKHRDIFTIGVTGTNGKTTTVSMIKEILENAGKNVLVGGNAGGGFEGYYDLILEADKQDYDFLLVEVCDMTVGFCNHCFDFDLIALTNMGNDHMNVHGSMEGYKNSLKEFFADKIIFINNNQEYKEEFRELSRLAIEYSKTDYDLDLFGKFNKLNAGLSEAITNFISENTFEIDEKIIKNTLENFKPVEGRLEVLKLNDCEIYIGKSDNSDAIKAILEEVDFAAVFIGTPRHNENHRLDILNEVVNANPEAIILFPGLEDTLDQAKFRLHALDYQGRIEIANNLDEIIGFVAEFSHNPSILIGGNGQENIIKIQDRLKEICDSFNHKENRLLFED is encoded by the coding sequence ATGAAAGCAGCAGTTATTGGTTTAGGTGTGGAAGGTAAAAAAGCTTTAAATTCCTTATTAAAATATGGTTGGGAAGTTTATGCTACAGATTTAAACGTAAATATAAATCTAGATAACTTACCAATATCCCTTTCAAGTGTAGATATTTCACCTCAAAATGATAAAATCAGCTTTGTTAAGGATAATTTATCTATTGATTTAGGTTTTAATAATCAGGAAAAAATAGATTCATGCGATGCTGTTGTTTTAAGTCCTAGTATTTGGGGTAGTAAAATTGCAGAGCATTATAAAAACTCTGGAAAATTACTCTGTGATGTAAAAACTAAACATAGAGATATCTTCACTATTGGTGTTACTGGTACTAATGGCAAAACTACTACTGTTTCTATGATTAAAGAAATTTTAGAAAATGCCGGTAAGAATGTATTGGTAGGAGGTAATGCTGGAGGTGGCTTCGAAGGTTACTATGACCTTATCTTAGAAGCAGATAAGCAAGATTATGATTTTTTACTTGTTGAAGTTTGTGATATGACAGTAGGATTCTGTAATCATTGCTTTGACTTTGATTTAATTGCATTAACAAATATGGGAAATGACCATATGAATGTTCATGGCTCAATGGAAGGATATAAAAACTCTTTAAAGGAATTTTTTGCTGATAAAATTATATTTATCAATAATAATCAAGAATATAAAGAAGAATTTAGAGAACTTTCTAGATTAGCTATTGAATATAGCAAAACAGATTATGATTTAGACCTTTTTGGTAAATTTAATAAATTAAATGCAGGTCTTAGTGAAGCTATAACAAATTTTATCAGTGAAAATACTTTCGAAATTGATGAAAAGATAATTAAAAATACTCTAGAAAACTTCAAACCAGTAGAAGGCCGTTTAGAAGTATTGAAATTAAATGATTGTGAAATATATATTGGAAAATCTGACAATTCTGATGCAATTAAAGCAATACTTGAAGAAGTTGATTTTGCAGCAGTATTTATAGGTACTCCAAGACATAATGAGAACCATAGATTAGACATTCTAAATGAAGTTGTAAATGCTAATCCAGAGGCCATAATTCTCTTTCCTGGTTTAGAGGATACTTTAGATCAAGCTAAATTTAGATTGCATGCTCTTGATTATCAAGGTAGAATTGAAATAGCAAATAATCTTGATGAAATAATTGGTTTTGTTGCTGAATTCTCACATAATCCCTCTATTCTAATTGGAGGAAACGGTCAAGAAAATATTATAAAAATACAAGACAGATTAAAAGAAATTTGTGATTCCTTTAATCATAAAGAAAATAGATTATTATTCGAAGATTAA
- a CDS encoding exodeoxyribonuclease III yields the protein MSKLKIISWNANGIRTRIKNKDLNPIFEKEPDVILFQETKTDYEKMDKKFLDKIDYDYYYFLKGESTRTGGLATFTKEKPNIIKRFFKSSNDALGRASVLEYDNFTLIHIYAPLGSGNKAKLEEKLEYLYNFLHFAQKNSDKNLIIAGDFNIAHKEKDISNLDTKITFTDGEREILDKLESFGFVDAFRLFNDEGEQYTSWKNQEARKDNEGSRLDYFFVSKSLKDKVKSCTILNEINNSKHAPIELILDF from the coding sequence ATGAGTAAATTAAAGATTATTTCATGGAATGCAAATGGTATTAGGACTCGTATTAAAAATAAAGATCTGAATCCTATTTTTGAAAAAGAACCTGATGTAATTTTATTCCAAGAAACAAAAACAGATTATGAGAAAATGGATAAAAAATTCTTGGATAAAATCGATTATGATTATTATTATTTTTTAAAGGGTGAAAGTACTAGAACTGGTGGATTAGCTACTTTTACTAAAGAAAAACCAAATATTATAAAAAGATTTTTTAAATCTTCTAATGATGCATTAGGCAGAGCATCAGTTTTAGAATATGATAATTTTACTTTGATTCATATTTATGCTCCTTTAGGTAGTGGAAATAAAGCTAAATTAGAAGAGAAATTAGAATATCTTTATAATTTTTTACATTTTGCTCAGAAAAATAGTGATAAAAACTTAATTATTGCTGGTGACTTTAATATTGCTCATAAAGAAAAAGACATTTCTAATTTAGATACAAAAATTACTTTTACAGATGGTGAAAGGGAAATCTTAGATAAATTAGAATCTTTTGGATTTGTTGATGCATTTAGATTGTTTAATGATGAAGGTGAGCAATATACCTCATGGAAAAATCAAGAAGCTCGCAAAGACAATGAAGGTTCTCGTTTAGATTATTTCTTTGTTTCTAAATCATTAAAAGACAAAGTTAAATCTTGCACTATCTTAAATGAAATAAATAATTCTAAACATGCTCCAATTGAACTCATTTTAGATTTTTAA
- a CDS encoding DUF169 domain-containing protein, producing the protein MDYKIEDNKKIGIGLKNRLNLRRLPVAIKFFNNENEIPEGMERIDEKIRHCEMVTKAADGESFYSTAEEQKCKGGSSAMGLEDVPPKILSGEFYHTLGRFDSLETAKSVVDNIPRIEEKSAGILYAPLENANFIPDVVIIITNAKNGMEIAQGIVYNNGDRVRPSFAGIQSLCADAVNGPYISGKPNVTLACSGSRAYTDLDDDELIIGLAKDNLKPLVDAFTNI; encoded by the coding sequence ATGGATTATAAAATAGAAGATAATAAAAAAATTGGAATAGGTTTAAAGAATAGATTAAACCTTAGAAGATTACCTGTAGCTATAAAATTTTTCAATAATGAAAATGAAATTCCAGAGGGTATGGAAAGAATAGATGAAAAAATAAGACATTGTGAAATGGTTACAAAAGCAGCTGATGGAGAATCATTCTATTCCACTGCAGAGGAACAAAAATGTAAAGGCGGATCTTCTGCAATGGGCTTAGAAGATGTTCCTCCAAAAATACTTAGTGGTGAATTTTATCATACTTTAGGTAGATTTGATAGTTTGGAAACTGCTAAATCTGTAGTTGACAATATACCTAGAATAGAAGAAAAAAGTGCAGGGATATTATATGCTCCTTTAGAAAATGCCAATTTTATTCCAGATGTTGTTATTATTATAACCAATGCTAAAAATGGAATGGAAATTGCACAAGGTATAGTTTATAATAATGGTGATAGAGTAAGACCTAGCTTTGCAGGTATTCAATCTTTATGTGCTGATGCAGTAAATGGCCCTTATATTAGTGGAAAACCTAATGTTACTTTAGCATGTAGTGGTTCTAGAGCTTATACTGACTTAGATGATGATGAATTAATCATTGGTTTAGCTAAAGACAATTTAAAACCATTAGTTGATGCATTTACAAATATTTAG
- a CDS encoding PD-(D/E)XK nuclease family protein → MKLSTRSKEYIIPEYSLTGDLLSFLTCNLQYRYQNKGNLPPSMPIQLWFGEFIHGTLEEAFLKWKKYSKDDSLKFPWDWESEIHPIEELITKRLKVKGLNPPYEYIDNYGPKDNIYSARLERSINLWGPHLFPLIDDTEVLIKGLRPLKNENTRSDYYSINGVVDVLSSKKLERESQKTNNQSFQQTLDSFLNSSQKNILLDYLSKNEEFKKLFVNGLDEYEIIIDYKGMRRPSAPSKEEFSKIQSMMINGDINDSEEYLNYKAWIQQEWQILTYAWLRKNQQDSEKPVVGIIFYLNELVPSTDDLVAIRDDLKNNRTDISKEFVPKEDWLKLINWDEKLDLPIHRDLSDKFKMDRSIRIINLNDDLMKNSLKEFDKVVNDIESSLIKEMNGFSIKDSWEAKAEERTCNACDFRTFCTKKDNDKDSKNKPAFNIP, encoded by the coding sequence ATGAAATTATCAACTAGATCTAAGGAATATATTATACCAGAGTATAGTTTAACTGGTGATTTATTATCATTTTTAACTTGTAATTTACAATACCGTTATCAAAACAAAGGTAATCTTCCACCTTCAATGCCTATTCAATTGTGGTTTGGTGAATTTATCCATGGTACATTAGAAGAAGCATTTTTAAAGTGGAAGAAATATTCTAAAGATGATTCATTAAAGTTTCCTTGGGATTGGGAAAGTGAAATTCACCCCATTGAAGAATTAATAACAAAAAGATTAAAGGTTAAAGGTTTAAACCCTCCATATGAATATATTGATAATTATGGACCTAAAGATAATATATACAGTGCTAGATTAGAACGTTCTATAAATCTTTGGGGACCTCACTTATTCCCTTTAATTGATGATACAGAAGTATTAATAAAGGGTTTAAGGCCATTGAAAAATGAAAATACTAGATCTGATTATTATTCAATAAATGGTGTTGTTGATGTTTTAAGTTCTAAAAAGCTAGAGAGGGAATCTCAAAAAACTAATAATCAATCATTTCAGCAAACATTAGACTCATTTTTAAATTCAAGTCAAAAAAACATATTATTGGATTATTTATCTAAAAATGAAGAATTTAAAAAATTATTTGTAAATGGATTAGATGAATATGAAATAATAATCGATTATAAAGGTATGAGAAGACCAAGTGCACCATCTAAAGAGGAATTCTCTAAAATTCAATCAATGATGATTAATGGAGATATAAATGATTCTGAAGAATATTTAAATTATAAAGCTTGGATACAACAAGAATGGCAGATTTTAACATATGCATGGCTTAGAAAGAATCAGCAAGACTCTGAAAAACCAGTAGTAGGTATAATATTCTATTTAAATGAATTAGTTCCATCTACAGATGACTTAGTAGCAATAAGGGATGACTTGAAAAATAATAGAACTGATATATCTAAAGAATTTGTTCCTAAAGAAGATTGGCTTAAATTAATCAATTGGGATGAGAAACTTGATTTACCTATTCATAGAGATTTATCAGATAAATTTAAAATGGATAGATCAATTAGAATAATTAACCTTAATGATGATTTAATGAAAAATTCATTAAAAGAATTTGATAAGGTAGTAAATGATATAGAATCTTCTTTAATAAAAGAGATGAATGGATTTAGTATTAAAGACTCTTGGGAAGCAAAAGCAGAAGAAAGAACATGTAATGCCTGTGACTTTAGAACTTTTTGTACTAAGAAAGATAATGATAAAGATAGTAAAAATAAGCCAGCTTTTAATATTCCTTAA
- a CDS encoding DEAD/DEAH box helicase — protein MIEYKEFEEIVVNVLKRDISSNEDQKLAISSSKDQSLFIVAGPGSGKTTVMVLKILKFIFVDDVSPKEVLATTFTKKAANELLSRILSWGDKIKSQLIANYMDKMFNGEISDDKIIKDINKIDFNQINIGTIDSVADELLRVHRKSGTSQPILIEDFVANSVMINECLIKDNRYKNEALQEYLAEVSGKESNIEQKPKIKNLTMMADTLIKIKEHIYYNMIDINDILKDLSHKDIGRQIALKLILEYVERLKSQNIYDFAMLETEFLKRLNSDSLSVFLDEIKIILVDEYQDTNLLQESIYFKIAESAQKNGGNITVVGDDDQSLYRFRGASVDLFTNFIERIDKIGIRAKEINLKTNYRSSENIIDLCNDFVELDSEYQLARVKEKPKIEFPQNNGEGSIDESDITINKVPVLGMFRKSEQLLANDLAKFVDELNKNGVVKRKIKRVLTKDDNKKFNSSNKDSLINYRDSGFDLAKDEKEIIIELDENGSADDVAFLTYSPKEITSTGSRTFPFILKKHLEKLRNPIEVFNPRGQDLQNIDSVTIFCGLILECIDPDSRYQKTNDKLPNSASRNMALWRRKANSYINDVNSEPHSPVSLEEFVNHWKIRHPFSSENKENLKWPEKASLMELAYKLVSWIPELQEDDEGVVYLKAITQTIAQTSFFNKYSANIHFSSTKVEKESIDEALLNIFVPIATGGVQIDENYFEVIPSNRFNIMSIHQSKGLEFPLVIVDVGARFKKNLSRDSNLRFPKNPDSSSIIQDRVRKYSSLSTSERDSKDCAFDDLTRLYFVAFSRAKDVLLLVGLNPNIDGYNQNDKHMKIPNVALGWNRDEEFIGFDNIYLI, from the coding sequence ATGATAGAGTATAAAGAATTTGAAGAAATTGTTGTAAATGTTTTAAAAAGAGATATCTCTTCAAATGAGGACCAGAAATTAGCTATTTCTTCTAGTAAAGATCAATCATTATTCATTGTAGCAGGTCCAGGTTCTGGTAAGACTACTGTTATGGTCTTAAAAATATTAAAATTTATTTTTGTCGATGATGTATCACCTAAAGAAGTATTAGCAACTACTTTTACAAAAAAAGCAGCTAATGAACTTTTATCTCGTATTTTAAGTTGGGGAGACAAAATAAAAAGCCAATTAATTGCTAATTATATGGATAAAATGTTTAATGGTGAAATCTCTGATGATAAAATAATAAAAGATATTAATAAAATTGATTTTAATCAAATTAATATAGGAACAATTGATAGTGTAGCAGATGAGTTATTAAGAGTTCATAGAAAATCAGGTACTAGTCAACCTATTCTAATAGAGGACTTTGTAGCTAATTCAGTTATGATAAATGAATGCTTGATTAAAGATAATAGATATAAAAATGAAGCTTTACAAGAGTATTTAGCTGAAGTAAGTGGAAAAGAATCTAATATTGAGCAAAAGCCTAAGATAAAAAATTTAACAATGATGGCTGATACACTAATTAAAATAAAAGAGCACATCTATTACAATATGATAGATATAAATGATATCTTAAAAGATCTTTCACATAAAGATATAGGAAGACAAATAGCTTTGAAATTAATTCTAGAATATGTTGAAAGACTTAAAAGCCAAAATATATATGATTTTGCTATGTTAGAAACTGAATTTTTAAAGAGGTTAAATTCAGATAGTTTAAGTGTATTTCTTGATGAAATAAAAATCATTTTAGTAGATGAATATCAAGATACAAACTTATTACAAGAAAGCATTTACTTTAAAATCGCAGAATCTGCTCAAAAGAATGGTGGAAACATTACTGTAGTAGGAGATGATGATCAATCATTATATAGGTTTAGAGGAGCTAGTGTAGATCTATTTACTAATTTCATTGAAAGAATTGATAAAATAGGAATCAGAGCTAAGGAAATTAATCTAAAAACCAATTATCGCTCTTCAGAAAATATTATAGATTTATGTAATGATTTTGTTGAACTAGATAGTGAATATCAATTAGCACGTGTAAAAGAAAAACCTAAAATTGAATTTCCTCAAAATAATGGGGAAGGATCTATTGATGAATCTGATATAACTATAAACAAAGTACCTGTTCTGGGAATGTTTAGAAAAAGTGAACAATTACTTGCAAATGATTTAGCAAAATTCGTTGATGAGCTAAATAAGAATGGAGTTGTTAAAAGAAAAATCAAAAGAGTTTTAACAAAGGATGATAATAAAAAATTTAATTCAAGCAATAAAGATAGTTTAATTAATTATAGGGATAGTGGATTTGATTTAGCTAAAGATGAAAAGGAAATTATAATAGAACTGGATGAAAATGGTTCAGCTGATGACGTTGCATTTTTAACATATTCTCCTAAGGAAATTACATCTACTGGTAGCCGTACATTTCCATTTATCTTAAAAAAACATTTAGAAAAATTAAGAAACCCCATTGAAGTTTTTAATCCAAGAGGGCAAGATTTACAAAACATCGATTCTGTAACTATTTTCTGTGGTTTAATCTTAGAATGTATAGATCCGGATTCAAGATATCAAAAAACTAATGATAAATTACCAAATTCTGCAAGTAGAAATATGGCCCTTTGGCGTAGAAAGGCAAATTCTTATATTAATGATGTTAATTCAGAACCTCATTCTCCAGTTTCATTAGAAGAATTCGTTAATCATTGGAAAATAAGACATCCATTTAGTTCTGAAAATAAAGAAAATTTAAAATGGCCTGAAAAGGCAAGTTTAATGGAATTGGCTTATAAACTAGTTAGTTGGATTCCAGAATTACAAGAAGATGATGAAGGAGTAGTTTACCTAAAAGCAATAACACAAACAATCGCTCAAACAAGTTTCTTTAATAAATACTCTGCTAATATTCATTTCTCATCAACTAAGGTAGAAAAGGAATCTATTGATGAGGCTTTATTAAATATTTTTGTACCAATAGCAACTGGCGGAGTACAAATTGATGAAAATTATTTTGAAGTAATTCCTTCAAACCGCTTTAATATAATGTCCATTCATCAATCTAAAGGACTAGAGTTTCCCCTTGTTATAGTAGATGTAGGGGCACGCTTTAAGAAAAATTTATCAAGAGATTCAAATTTAAGATTTCCTAAAAACCCAGATTCTTCTTCCATTATTCAAGATAGGGTAAGAAAATACAGTTCATTGTCAACTAGTGAAAGAGATTCAAAGGACTGTGCCTTTGATGATTTGACAAGATTATATTTTGTTGCATTTTCAAGAGCCAAAGATGTTTTGCTATTAGTTGGATTAAATCCAAACATTGATGGATATAATCAAAATGATAAACATATGAAAATACCTAATGTTGCATTAGGTTGGAATAGGGATGAAGAATTTATAGGTTTTGATAATATTTATTTAATTTAA